Proteins co-encoded in one Streptomyces sp. JH34 genomic window:
- a CDS encoding serpin family protein → MMWETGPETVVQRLGEQWIRELAPTGGGSFVCSPAGLWLALTAVAAGARAQTAGELRALLGVAGQEAAAVVTETARDWGRTEALNVATRVWNGVPLHPEYERSLPDVAFGPVDAAEADAWVRERTGGLIERLPLDIDGEMALVLVGVLALKALWEKPFDMGRTRDAAFTDAAGTSRQVATMHASVPLADVWTVAGAHVVELRCRAEPDGAPPLRVRFVLGEPGEGAADVLPKAWAAARTHAPRNAGVVTVALPRFTLRTRIPVTDQLPALGVRLATDAGAADFSGLSPRRLHISEVVQEAVVKIAEKGVEAAAVTVVALRAVAVSPRVVRHIAFDRPFGVVVLDGSSDVPLFAGWQADIPSFEDAES, encoded by the coding sequence ATGATGTGGGAGACCGGCCCGGAGACAGTGGTCCAGCGGCTCGGGGAACAGTGGATACGTGAGCTGGCCCCGACCGGCGGTGGCAGCTTCGTGTGCTCGCCCGCCGGACTGTGGCTGGCCCTCACGGCCGTCGCCGCGGGCGCCCGCGCGCAGACGGCCGGAGAACTGCGCGCACTGCTCGGCGTGGCCGGGCAGGAAGCGGCCGCCGTGGTGACGGAGACGGCACGGGACTGGGGGCGCACCGAGGCGCTGAACGTGGCGACCCGGGTGTGGAACGGTGTGCCGCTCCACCCGGAGTACGAACGGTCGCTGCCCGACGTCGCCTTCGGTCCGGTGGACGCCGCGGAGGCCGACGCATGGGTCCGTGAGCGGACCGGCGGCCTGATCGAGAGGCTGCCGCTGGACATCGACGGCGAAATGGCGCTCGTCCTGGTCGGCGTACTGGCCCTCAAGGCGCTCTGGGAGAAGCCGTTCGACATGGGCCGCACCCGGGACGCGGCCTTCACCGACGCGGCGGGCACGAGCCGGCAGGTCGCCACGATGCACGCGTCGGTCCCGCTCGCCGACGTGTGGACGGTGGCGGGCGCCCACGTCGTCGAACTGCGCTGCCGGGCCGAGCCGGACGGCGCCCCACCGCTACGGGTCAGGTTCGTCCTCGGTGAGCCGGGCGAAGGGGCGGCCGACGTCCTGCCGAAGGCGTGGGCCGCCGCGCGGACGCACGCCCCTCGGAATGCCGGCGTGGTGACCGTCGCGCTGCCCCGATTCACCCTGCGGACAAGAATTCCCGTCACCGACCAGTTGCCGGCGCTCGGCGTGCGGCTCGCGACCGACGCCGGCGCGGCCGACTTCTCCGGCCTCTCACCTCGGCGTCTCCACATCTCCGAGGTGGTCCAGGAGGCGGTCGTGAAGATCGCGGAGAAGGGTGTGGAGGCCGCGGCGGTCACGGTCGTGGCGCTCCGGGCCGTCGCGGTGTCGCCCCGGGTGGTGCGGCACATCGCCTTCGACCGGCCGTTCGGCGTCGTCGTCCTGGACGGCTCGTCGGACGTCCCCCTCTTCGCGGGCTGGCAGGCGGACATCCCCTCCTTCGAGGACGCGGAGAGCTGA